CTTTAgccaagtaattaactaaaattgagtgatttttcaatgataaaaagatGAATAGAGAAAGTATAGTTAAAAAGTATGGCAAGAAGAGAACCTTTATGACACCGTTAACCTCTTCAGCTGAAGGTCTTGCAGGAAGCCTGGAAGGAGTTCCTGGGGGCTCTAATTTACTTGAAGCCAGGTAAATATTCACGTCCAGTAACGATTTTAGTGCAGACTTCCCACCTATTGGATATGCTGGTACTGCTTGCGGAGCTTTCTGATATAATTCCCTAGGCCCTGCTATGGCTTTAGGGCTCATCTTCAAGCAGGCAACGATGATACCGAGAACACAAGACAATGCTATTGATGCGCCCACAGCGGCTCGCATAATTTTGTTTTCATTCCTGCAATTTCTTGATGGTGTGGATGATCCGTCTAGCGCACGAATCACTGGATAGAAGACATGCCTGATCGGCTTCCGGCATGTATTGACACTGGTAAGTGAATAAGCACAAGTATGGCTAAGACTGAAATGAGGCTTAGTCTCCCGTGGAGTGCTTAGAGAAGAAGGGATGCGTGCAAGGGTAGGAACTGTGGGTCCTTTACCAAGAAACAGCATAGATTCCATGGCGGGTTTTTGTCTTGAGGATTTAGAATTCCACAATTCTTGTTTGCACCTTAAATggttataattgatgagaatacaGAAATTAAGAAAGCCTTTCAAGTTGTGCAAGCAAGGCAT
The Hevea brasiliensis isolate MT/VB/25A 57/8 chromosome 18, ASM3005281v1, whole genome shotgun sequence genome window above contains:
- the LOC110641794 gene encoding uncharacterized protein LOC110641794; the protein is MESMLFLGKGPTVPTLARIPSSLSTPRETKPHFSLSHTCAYSLTSVNTCRKPIRHVFYPVIRALDGSSTPSRNCRNENKIMRAAVGASIALSCVLGIIVACLKMSPKAIAGPRELYQKAPQAVPAYPIGGKSALKSLLDVNIYLASSKLEPPGTPSRLPARPSAEEVNGVIKMEAIRIMKYGNPEDAVLFLRNAYNKYRYDLEPAYNVEMALVEILICQGKYMEASECNCIKDDQRILSDGRIPLYKAIIYTMLDDKEEAKKWWEKYVETVEGEFDPRSSKI